A genome region from Apium graveolens cultivar Ventura unplaced genomic scaffold, ASM990537v1 ctg1718, whole genome shotgun sequence includes the following:
- the LOC141700052 gene encoding ATP synthase gamma chain 1, chloroplastic-like gives MWASSKPSFLNTHNPFSQFQPDPIHIHPYAPHSKASSIQCGLREIKNRIDSVKNTQKITEAMKLVAAAKVRRAQEAVINGRPFSETLAQVLYDINEQAQLDDVDVPLTNVRPVKKVALVVVSGDRGLCGGFNNFVLRKAESRIAEFENLGLECRLISVGKKGSLHFRRKGCEFLDRCVVGGSGFPSAKDAQVIADDVFSLFVSEEVDKVEILYTKFVSLIKSSPVIQTLLPISAKGDVCDANGNCVDASEDEFFRLTTKEGKLTVERDKMGVSGKGLLPNMQFEQDPVQILDAMMPLYLNSQILKALQESLASELAARMNAMSNATDNAVELKKELSNKYNRERQAKITNEILEIVAGAEAML, from the coding sequence ATGTGGGCATCTTCCAAACCATCTTTTCTCAACACCCACAACCCATTTTCTCAATTTCAACCCGACCCGATTCACATTCATCCCTATGCTCCTCACTCAAAAGCTAGCTCAATTCAATGTGGTCTCAGAGAAATCAAGAACCGTATAGACTCGGTAAAAAATACCCAGAAAATAACAGAGGCAATGAAGCTTGTTGCAGCAGCTAAAGTTAGAAGAGCCCAGGAAGCTGTTATTAATGGTAGGCCTTTTTCTGAAACCCTAGCTCAAGTTTTATATGATATCAATGAACAAGCTCAATTAGATGATGTTGATGTTCCTTTGACTAATGTTAGACCTGTTAAGAAAGTTGCCCTTGTTGTCGTTTCGGGTGATCGGGGTTTATGCGGAGGTTTTAATAATTTTGTGCTTAGGAAAGCTGAGTCGAGGATCGCGgaatttgagaatcttggtttgGAATGTAGGTTGATTAGTGTTGGGAAAAAGGGTAGTTTGCATTTTAGGAGAAAGGGTTGTGAGTTTTTGGATAGGTGTGTTGTGGGAGGAAGTGGTTTTCCGAGTGCCAAAGATGCTCAAGTTATTGCAGATGATGTTTTTTCGTTGTTTGTTAGTGAGGAGGTTGATAAAGTTGAGATTTTGTATACAAAGTTTGTGTCTTTGATTAAGTCGAGTCCGGTGATTCAGACATTGCTTCCGATATCAGCGAAAGGTGATGTTTGTGATGCTAATGGGAATTGTGTTGATGCGAGTGAAGATGAGTTTTTTAGGTTGACGACGAAAGAAGGGAAATTGACTGTAGAGAGGGATAAGATGGGAGTTAGCGGCAAGGGGTTATTGCCTAATATGCAATTTGAGCAAGATCCCGTTCAGATTCTTGATGCTATGATGCCTCTTTATTTGAATAGTCAGATTTTGAAGGCATTACAGGAGTCATTGGCTAGCGAGCTTGCAGCAAGGATGAATGCAATGAGTAATGCAACAGATAATGCAGTGGAGTTGAAAAAAGAACTTTCGAATAAATATAATAGGGAAAGGCAGGCTAAGATTACCAATGAAATACTGGAGATTGTTGCTGGAGCAGAGGCAATGTTGTAG